Proteins from one Sulfurovum sp. TSL1 genomic window:
- a CDS encoding ABC transporter permease, with product MYKIAQHLAWLSIWRRKTRSLMVIMMIALSLSGLLGLQGLYDGMILHLINTTIRSDSGEISLYNKAYRLNKTLEYRLTHVSNYIEAFSEIEAIEAYSVRLEKEGLIATAHKSLGAVLKGISLENEQHFGGLDAFITQGEYSFGEKDQKALIGAALAKKLNLNIGSRVIFTAQDATGEINAISFRISGILKTGNPTIDDHAVFVSMEKMSKFLNVYQSATQIALRVKDTQSLPTVQKELQKRFPDIDVLRWDELYPLLIQMQEWMTIFNLASYAIVFVVAALGIFGVMLVSVLERMREFSIMLAIGTPYKTVRNQIIMEASFLGFIGYMAGALGGWIFLLYMSTAGVDMRAFEAGLELYGYSAVMYANMHIYYFFQAFFAVFFATLLSVIWPLRKLKKIKPIQVIQGKML from the coding sequence ATGTATAAAATAGCCCAACATCTTGCATGGTTAAGTATCTGGAGGCGTAAAACCCGCTCTTTGATGGTCATCATGATGATCGCACTGAGTCTCAGCGGTCTGCTTGGACTTCAGGGACTCTATGATGGAATGATCCTCCATTTGATCAACACGACCATCCGCAGTGACTCTGGAGAGATATCTCTCTACAATAAAGCCTATAGACTGAACAAAACACTGGAGTACAGACTTACTCATGTTTCAAACTATATAGAGGCTTTTTCCGAGATAGAAGCTATTGAGGCTTACTCCGTCCGTTTGGAAAAAGAGGGTCTCATTGCTACGGCACACAAATCTCTCGGGGCGGTCCTCAAAGGTATCTCTTTGGAAAATGAACAGCATTTTGGAGGACTTGATGCCTTCATCACTCAAGGAGAGTACAGCTTTGGGGAAAAGGATCAAAAGGCATTGATCGGTGCAGCACTGGCTAAAAAACTCAACCTGAACATAGGCAGCCGTGTGATCTTCACAGCACAAGATGCGACAGGTGAGATCAATGCTATCTCTTTTCGCATCAGCGGTATTCTCAAAACCGGTAACCCTACGATCGACGACCATGCTGTATTTGTCTCTATGGAAAAGATGTCAAAGTTTCTCAATGTGTATCAGAGTGCAACCCAGATAGCGTTGCGTGTGAAAGATACCCAGAGTCTCCCTACTGTACAAAAAGAGCTGCAAAAACGTTTTCCTGATATCGATGTGCTTCGCTGGGATGAGCTCTATCCACTTCTCATACAGATGCAGGAGTGGATGACTATCTTCAATCTGGCCTCTTATGCCATTGTCTTTGTCGTCGCTGCGCTGGGCATTTTTGGTGTGATGCTTGTCTCTGTTCTGGAAAGGATGCGCGAGTTCAGCATCATGCTTGCCATAGGAACTCCCTACAAAACCGTCAGAAACCAGATCATCATGGAAGCCTCTTTTCTAGGGTTTATCGGTTATATGGCAGGTGCTTTGGGAGGATGGATATTTCTGCTGTATATGTCGACGGCAGGTGTGGATATGCGTGCTTTTGAAGCAGGTCTTGAACTCTATGGCTACAGTGCTGTCATGTATGCCAATATGCATATCTACTATTTCTTTCAAGCTTTTTTTGCTGTATTTTTTGCTACCCTGCTCTCAGTGATATGGCCCCTGCGTAAACTGAAGAAAATCAAACCTATACAAGTCATACAAGGAAAAATGTTATGA
- a CDS encoding ABC transporter ATP-binding protein yields MKLNHVYKTFYPDTPKEVKALTDINLIFEKGEFTTLSGESGSGKTTLLNIIGGLDSVTSGEIFFEGEEISAYSEEKMAKLRLHDIGFIFQAYNLIHVLNVRENIGFIMKLLKFDQKEIDARIMELASILQIEDLLDKLPGEISGGQQQRVAVARAVASRPKLILADEPTANLDSKNSARLMNMLRTLNEKEHVTVIFASHDKYVLEQSKRIIVLDDGVVVEDR; encoded by the coding sequence ATGAAACTAAACCATGTCTACAAAACATTCTACCCTGATACTCCCAAAGAGGTCAAAGCCCTTACCGATATCAATCTTATTTTTGAAAAAGGGGAATTCACGACCCTCAGCGGTGAGTCAGGTTCAGGAAAGACCACCCTTCTGAACATTATAGGCGGACTCGACTCTGTGACCAGCGGAGAGATATTTTTTGAGGGAGAAGAGATATCGGCTTACAGTGAGGAGAAGATGGCTAAGCTCAGACTGCATGATATAGGGTTCATCTTCCAGGCCTACAATCTCATCCATGTACTCAATGTCAGAGAAAATATAGGATTCATCATGAAACTGCTCAAATTCGATCAAAAAGAGATCGATGCACGTATCATGGAACTGGCATCGATATTGCAGATAGAGGATCTTCTCGATAAACTGCCCGGTGAGATCAGCGGTGGCCAGCAGCAGCGTGTGGCTGTAGCGCGTGCGGTCGCCTCACGCCCAAAACTGATACTCGCGGATGAACCTACGGCAAACCTGGATTCAAAGAACAGTGCGCGTCTGATGAATATGCTGCGAACACTCAATGAAAAAGAGCATGTGACGGTCATCTTTGCTTCCCATGACAAATATGTACTGGAACAGTCCAAACGTATCATAGTGCTGGATGACGGAGTTGTCGTTGAAGACCGTTAA
- a CDS encoding cation-transporting P-type ATPase gives MQNSTSWQTKDAKEVIRAFGTDAKNGLDEEEAKKRIEEYGLNELVRIAKAHWYKVFLRQFTNVLILILFAAAAISLAVGEIGDAVTILVIIVLNGILGFIQEFKAENAIEALREMLHPTCKVLRDSKEQSIDTKLLVPGDIVLLEIGDRVPADLRLLHGFNLKTDESSLTGESASVYKNSDRVENEAPLQEQSDMAWMGTAVVNGRGSGIVVQTGMNTQFGKIAFMTQSVKREATPLQKKLAVLSKKLGIYSIAISVLVALIGWMFGKDMFEMFLTGVALAVAVVPEGLPAVVTITLALGIKAMAKQKALLRRLQAAETLGAATTICTDKTGTLTQNQMTVKKIWLPSREIEVTGSGYDPAGHFEANGERVDYKHDKDLMMLLKSALICNHAKVQKTNADWEVIGEPTEAALVVAAYKGWLHADDSDVTVSEFSFNSSRKRMSIIVHEKDGLTAYVKGAPEVILERSTQIFKEGTILSLDEVYKKEIESAYKAMAQSGLRTLAIAFRTLPVDTTLSEENVESSLVLLGIVGIIDPPHEEVPEAIHMAKSAGIDIIMITGDNPDTALSIAHNIGLDADRAITSGELSQMDDETLGRVLHEKILFARARPEDKLRIVKILKDKDEVVGMTGDGVNDAPALKEADIGIAMGKKGTDVAKSASDIILTDDNFASIINAVKEGRREYNNIQKFVQYLLASNSGEVIVIFLNVLLGGPLIFIPVQILWMNLVTDSMTAIALGVEPADKEIMNHPPRAVHEPILDRRGIIMIAVLGSYIGLATLWIFHYYLSRDPQNGMVLAQTVAFTGIIILEKMNVLNFRSLDEPVSNIGFFTNKWLLLAIAFTIGLQACAVYVPFLQVALHTTALGWKDWGLIVLVALPIFMLTELYKWIRWTKWK, from the coding sequence ATGCAAAATAGTACTTCATGGCAGACGAAAGATGCTAAGGAAGTGATACGGGCATTCGGCACTGATGCAAAAAACGGATTGGATGAAGAAGAAGCGAAAAAGAGAATTGAGGAATACGGACTGAATGAACTTGTCCGTATTGCAAAAGCTCACTGGTATAAAGTATTTCTAAGGCAGTTCACCAATGTACTGATCCTTATCCTTTTTGCTGCAGCGGCTATCTCTTTAGCTGTGGGTGAGATAGGTGATGCAGTGACCATTTTGGTGATCATTGTGCTTAATGGCATTCTTGGATTCATACAGGAGTTCAAGGCAGAAAATGCCATTGAGGCTCTGCGTGAGATGCTCCATCCCACATGCAAAGTACTTCGTGACTCCAAAGAGCAGAGTATCGATACGAAACTGCTGGTTCCAGGAGATATCGTGTTACTTGAGATCGGTGATAGGGTTCCCGCTGATCTGAGGCTGCTTCATGGCTTTAATCTGAAGACCGATGAATCTTCTCTGACCGGGGAATCAGCATCCGTGTATAAAAACAGTGACCGTGTAGAAAATGAAGCCCCTCTTCAAGAGCAGTCGGACATGGCTTGGATGGGTACGGCTGTTGTGAACGGAAGAGGTAGCGGTATAGTCGTTCAGACAGGGATGAACACCCAATTTGGAAAGATCGCTTTCATGACACAGAGTGTCAAGAGAGAAGCGACACCTTTGCAAAAAAAACTTGCTGTTTTAAGTAAAAAACTGGGTATCTATTCGATCGCTATTTCTGTACTTGTTGCCCTGATCGGATGGATGTTCGGAAAAGATATGTTTGAAATGTTCCTGACGGGTGTTGCTTTGGCTGTTGCTGTGGTACCTGAAGGGCTTCCTGCGGTTGTGACCATTACCCTGGCACTGGGTATCAAGGCTATGGCAAAGCAAAAGGCACTTCTAAGACGTCTCCAGGCGGCAGAAACACTTGGTGCAGCAACAACGATATGTACAGATAAAACCGGAACGTTGACCCAAAATCAGATGACGGTAAAAAAGATATGGCTTCCCTCCAGAGAGATCGAAGTCACGGGGAGCGGTTATGATCCGGCAGGTCATTTTGAAGCAAATGGGGAAAGGGTCGATTATAAACATGACAAAGATCTGATGATGCTTTTAAAGAGTGCTCTCATATGCAATCATGCCAAGGTGCAAAAAACGAATGCAGACTGGGAAGTGATCGGTGAACCTACAGAAGCAGCCTTGGTCGTTGCGGCCTATAAAGGATGGCTACATGCCGATGATAGTGATGTGACAGTCAGTGAATTTTCTTTTAATTCCAGCCGTAAACGGATGAGCATTATCGTGCATGAAAAAGATGGGTTGACAGCCTATGTCAAAGGGGCTCCTGAAGTGATCCTTGAAAGAAGTACACAGATCTTCAAAGAGGGCACGATACTTTCATTGGATGAAGTGTATAAAAAAGAGATCGAATCAGCCTATAAAGCAATGGCCCAAAGTGGACTGAGGACACTAGCCATTGCTTTTAGAACACTTCCTGTTGATACAACACTTTCAGAAGAGAATGTCGAAAGCTCACTGGTTCTACTTGGCATTGTGGGTATTATCGATCCGCCACATGAAGAGGTCCCTGAAGCTATTCATATGGCTAAGAGTGCCGGTATTGATATTATTATGATCACTGGGGATAACCCGGATACGGCTCTCTCCATTGCTCACAATATCGGGTTGGATGCAGACAGAGCGATAACGTCCGGTGAGCTTTCACAAATGGATGATGAAACTCTGGGTAGGGTACTCCATGAAAAAATCCTGTTTGCCAGAGCAAGGCCGGAAGATAAACTGAGAATTGTAAAGATCCTTAAAGATAAAGATGAAGTGGTAGGGATGACGGGTGATGGGGTGAATGATGCACCGGCACTCAAAGAGGCAGATATCGGTATAGCCATGGGGAAAAAAGGCACGGATGTGGCTAAAAGTGCTTCTGACATCATTTTAACGGATGATAATTTTGCCTCCATTATCAATGCCGTAAAAGAGGGGCGGCGGGAATATAACAATATCCAAAAGTTTGTACAGTATTTGCTAGCATCCAATAGCGGTGAGGTCATCGTTATCTTTCTCAATGTTCTGTTGGGTGGGCCGTTGATCTTCATTCCGGTACAGATCCTTTGGATGAATCTGGTCACAGACAGTATGACAGCCATTGCTCTGGGGGTTGAACCTGCTGACAAAGAGATCATGAATCATCCGCCTAGGGCAGTCCATGAACCGATCCTTGATCGTCGCGGCATCATTATGATCGCTGTGTTGGGGAGCTATATAGGACTGGCAACACTTTGGATCTTTCATTACTATCTTTCAAGAGATCCCCAAAACGGTATGGTGCTTGCACAGACCGTTGCATTTACAGGCATTATCATCCTTGAGAAGATGAATGTACTCAATTTCCGCTCGCTTGATGAGCCTGTAAGCAACATAGGTTTTTTCACGAACAAGTGGCTTTTACTGGCCATTGCATTCACCATTGGACTGCAGGCATGTGCAGTCTATGTACCGTTCTTGCAGGTGGCACTTCATACTACTGCATTGGGATGGAAAGATTGGGGTCTCATCGTATTGGTAGCATTACCCATATTTATGTTGACAGAGCTTTATAAATGGATCAGGTGGACCAAATGGAAATAG
- a CDS encoding cation:proton antiporter: MNEIELGQLLLSLSVVFALTYALGYLLSKFRIPSILAALFVGIGLSYLPLFRSIHLVPAFESTYEFLADLGVLFLLFYIGLQIELREMKRSGPDIIWLTVLNTLFPFLFGTVAMLVYGYGWAVALVIGMTQMPTAEAVIVPILDEFKMIKTRIGTFIIGAGVLDDIIEVVMVGIVSVWIGAKTGESHGGVAGLFAGIIAFMLIVWLFYRWMPRVMKKWEPENLNTLMIFSLVVLFGFGGFGEYVELGMVVGAIMAGVIMRPMFVQEEQKGEILSQTTQTLSYGFFGVLFFFWVGFNTDIAGFLEEPLLAIVLFVAGTFGKLFGVLLMVPMKKMHLREALIVGVGLNARLTTEIIVSQLLYSAGIIDLKLFTALVAASSFTAITVPLLFSLLIRFWGEEVYHAK, from the coding sequence ATGAATGAAATTGAACTGGGCCAATTGCTTTTATCATTATCTGTTGTTTTTGCTTTAACCTATGCGCTTGGCTATCTGCTTTCAAAGTTCCGTATACCTAGTATTTTAGCAGCGTTATTCGTTGGGATAGGATTGAGTTACCTACCACTTTTTAGATCTATACACCTTGTTCCTGCCTTTGAAAGTACTTATGAATTTCTTGCTGATCTGGGTGTTTTGTTTCTGCTTTTTTATATTGGGCTGCAGATCGAACTCAGAGAGATGAAAAGATCAGGTCCGGACATTATCTGGTTGACGGTCCTAAACACACTTTTTCCGTTCTTATTCGGTACGGTTGCCATGCTGGTGTACGGCTATGGCTGGGCAGTGGCGTTAGTGATAGGAATGACACAAATGCCAACAGCTGAAGCGGTGATCGTACCGATACTCGATGAGTTCAAAATGATCAAGACACGCATCGGGACCTTTATCATCGGTGCGGGTGTACTCGATGATATTATCGAAGTGGTTATGGTCGGTATTGTTTCCGTCTGGATCGGGGCTAAGACCGGTGAAAGCCACGGGGGTGTTGCCGGCCTTTTTGCCGGTATCATTGCCTTTATGCTGATCGTCTGGCTCTTTTACCGCTGGATGCCGCGTGTGATGAAGAAATGGGAACCTGAAAACCTCAATACCTTGATGATATTCTCACTGGTGGTTCTTTTTGGGTTTGGCGGTTTTGGCGAGTATGTAGAACTCGGTATGGTGGTCGGTGCCATCATGGCAGGGGTCATTATGCGTCCCATGTTTGTACAGGAGGAGCAAAAGGGAGAGATACTTTCTCAAACAACACAGACCCTCAGCTACGGTTTTTTTGGCGTACTCTTTTTCTTCTGGGTCGGTTTTAATACCGATATAGCAGGTTTTCTTGAAGAGCCGTTGTTGGCTATTGTACTCTTTGTGGCAGGCACATTCGGAAAGCTCTTTGGCGTTCTGTTGATGGTACCTATGAAAAAAATGCATCTCCGAGAGGCACTGATCGTCGGTGTAGGTCTGAATGCCAGACTCACAACAGAGATTATCGTTTCCCAACTCCTTTACAGTGCCGGTATCATCGACCTGAAACTTTTTACGGCACTGGTTGCTGCATCCTCATTTACCGCTATTACCGTTCCGCTGCTTTTCTCACTGTTGATTCGTTTTTGGGGAGAAGAGGTCTATCATGCAAAATAG
- a CDS encoding MgtC/SapB family protein has protein sequence MEIDIIKKIIITLIIGFMIGLQREMREHSKEHIRSAGTRTFTLISLLGYLSAWMQTSIPYFLHVSLFLFGSLILATYIYKTVKSDSHGTTTEIAAFVTYILGMMMYLSLEDYAVFIAVIMLLILEIKSTLAKVEQEITQTDIRSATLFLVMTFVVLPLLPNEMVDPFGVFNPYKTWLMVVLIAGISFIGYIAIKILGNKRGVYMTGIFGGLVSSTAVSISLSKLYALERTYLKNFAGGMAIASTIMYMRVLAETAVFNSDLAGSLALPYISGTIVGLVFVGFMYKNEEVYKVEQTAMTNNPLELSQALKLGLLFGMIFGSIYIFQSEFGDSGVYIISFLSGITDVDAITLSLSQLATVKISERTAMYGIMIATVVNSIVKLGIVFALGGRKIGMVLALFYLLSIGVMVITFGMMHI, from the coding sequence ATGGAAATAGATATCATAAAAAAAATCATCATTACCCTCATCATAGGTTTTATGATAGGTTTACAGCGTGAAATGCGTGAACATAGTAAAGAACACATTAGGTCTGCGGGTACAAGAACATTTACACTTATCTCTCTTTTAGGGTATCTGAGCGCATGGATGCAGACATCTATACCATACTTTCTGCATGTGTCACTTTTTTTATTTGGATCATTGATCTTAGCGACCTATATCTATAAAACGGTCAAAAGCGATTCACATGGTACAACGACCGAGATCGCAGCATTTGTCACGTATATTCTGGGGATGATGATGTATCTCTCTTTGGAAGATTATGCTGTGTTCATCGCAGTGATCATGCTGCTTATACTGGAGATCAAAAGTACGCTTGCTAAGGTAGAACAGGAGATCACGCAGACCGATATCAGATCCGCTACGCTCTTTTTGGTGATGACCTTTGTTGTACTGCCTCTGCTCCCCAATGAAATGGTCGATCCTTTTGGTGTGTTCAACCCCTACAAAACATGGCTCATGGTCGTTCTGATAGCGGGTATCTCTTTTATCGGTTACATAGCCATAAAGATACTTGGGAATAAAAGAGGGGTATATATGACCGGAATATTTGGAGGTCTTGTATCTTCAACCGCTGTTTCCATCAGTCTTTCCAAACTCTATGCATTGGAGAGAACCTATCTGAAGAACTTTGCCGGGGGTATGGCCATTGCTTCTACGATCATGTATATGAGGGTGCTTGCTGAAACGGCTGTTTTCAATTCTGATCTCGCCGGCTCGCTGGCACTCCCCTATATTTCAGGCACCATAGTGGGATTGGTTTTTGTTGGATTTATGTATAAAAATGAAGAGGTCTATAAGGTAGAACAGACAGCTATGACCAACAATCCGCTTGAACTCTCACAGGCACTGAAGTTAGGTTTGCTGTTTGGAATGATCTTCGGTTCTATCTATATCTTTCAGTCAGAATTTGGAGATTCAGGTGTCTATATCATCTCCTTTCTATCTGGAATAACGGATGTTGATGCCATCACACTTTCACTATCACAGCTTGCAACAGTGAAGATATCCGAACGTACAGCGATGTATGGGATCATGATCGCAACGGTTGTAAATTCCATCGTAAAACTTGGTATTGTTTTTGCTTTGGGAGGAAGAAAAATAGGCATGGTTCTGGCCCTTTTTTATCTTTTGAGTATAGGGGTGATGGTGATCACTTTTGGTATGATGCATATATAA
- a CDS encoding phosphate-starvation-inducible PsiE family protein yields the protein MDNENKKNPFIEIGHELTDKVEDPFIDFLHKIIRMAVKVLAVLMVLVIVWGIGDVIYVLYKRLVSPPFMLLNINDILATFGAFLAVLIAIEIFINITLYLKSNVIPVRLVVATALMAISRKVIIFDFGTITPLFVFSTAAVVLALGVTYWLITKET from the coding sequence ATGGATAATGAAAACAAAAAGAATCCTTTTATAGAGATCGGTCATGAATTGACAGACAAGGTTGAAGATCCCTTTATAGATTTTCTTCACAAGATCATACGTATGGCAGTAAAAGTGTTGGCAGTTTTAATGGTTTTGGTTATTGTTTGGGGTATTGGTGATGTCATCTATGTATTGTATAAGCGTCTGGTATCTCCGCCATTTATGCTCTTGAATATCAATGACATACTGGCCACCTTTGGTGCCTTCCTTGCCGTACTGATCGCTATAGAGATATTCATAAACATTACACTCTATCTCAAAAGCAATGTGATACCTGTCAGACTGGTTGTTGCCACTGCATTAATGGCGATCTCACGTAAAGTGATTATTTTTGATTTCGGTACGATCACCCCTCTTTTCGTATTTAGCACAGCAGCCGTTGTCTTGGCTCTGGGGGTCACCTACTGGCTTATCACTAAGGAAACCTAA
- the trxA gene encoding thioredoxin, with protein sequence MAYIDLTTQNFNETLDNNEIVIIDFWAEWCGPCKQFAPIFERVAEKYPDITFAKVNTEEQPAISAQYGIRSIPTLMVSRDGIILLNQAGMLPEEAFDKLITHVKGLDMDQIRAEIAKDEEDDE encoded by the coding sequence ATGGCATATATAGATTTAACAACACAAAACTTTAACGAAACACTGGATAATAACGAAATAGTCATTATCGATTTTTGGGCAGAATGGTGTGGCCCCTGTAAACAGTTTGCCCCTATTTTTGAAAGGGTAGCAGAAAAGTATCCTGATATCACCTTTGCCAAGGTCAATACGGAAGAACAACCCGCTATATCAGCCCAGTACGGTATCCGTTCGATCCCGACACTGATGGTCAGCAGGGATGGTATCATCCTGCTTAATCAAGCAGGTATGCTGCCTGAAGAAGCTTTTGATAAGCTCATCACCCATGTGAAGGGGCTTGATATGGATCAAATACGCGCAGAGATAGCCAAAGATGAAGAGGATGACGAGTAA
- a CDS encoding cation-transporting P-type ATPase gives MKNQVDASVLISEDWHSKSTGSVFTLLETSKNGLDQDEVRNRFEKYGPNQLPEVRTRSAFLRFIYQFHNILIYVLLIAGGVTAILEHWVDAGVIFAVVLLNAVIGFLQEGKAENALRSIQQMLSPHAIVIRNGRQITIQAEDLVPGDIVTLQSGDKVPADLRLFRVKGLQIQESALTGESIAVEKTTDTVDKESVIGDRRCMAYSGTIVTHGQGSGIVIGTGADTQIGRISSLVSEVESATTPLIRQMDQFARWLTIAILSVSMISFAFGLLVRDYAAVEMFLASVSLAVAAIPEGLPAIMTITLAIGVQRMANRHAIIRKLPAVETLGAVTVICSDKTGTLTRNEMTVSTIATSKDVFELSGTGYDPHGEISLSDRAVFTEERPLLQEVARVAMLCNDASLEQKNGEWFVHGDPMEGALLVAGLKAGLDMEMEAKQYPRTDLIPFESEHRFMATLHHDHSCDTFIFLKGAPERILEMCTYQRSLNGDQPLDKHYWLERIEELAGHGQRVLALASKPAKHKQEELAFSDLEDGLIMLGMLGLIDPPREEAIEAVQVCHRAGIRVKMITGDHGATARAIAQQLQLVNTNDVLTGTELESMSEEELRQRVLEVDIYARVNPEHKLRLVRSLQEHGLIVAMTGDGVNDAPALKRADVGTAMGHNGTEAAKEASEMVLADDNFASIMHAVEEGRTVYDNLKKAILFILPTNGGEALIILAAIAFGFHQMPLIPVQILWVNMVTAVTLALSLAFEPPEHNVMQRPPRNADEAILTGYLIWRIAYVSMILMGGTFGLFLWEMAQGAGIAHAQTVAVNTLIMFEIFYLFNSRYITGSIFSWEGLFGNRYVLIAIAILIILQLGFTYLNPMQSLFGSTAIDFTIWLRIVLVASSVLFLVELEKYIVRYRDTNKKNV, from the coding sequence ATGAAGAATCAGGTAGATGCGTCAGTTTTGATATCAGAAGATTGGCATAGTAAAAGCACAGGATCGGTCTTCACACTACTTGAAACATCCAAAAATGGTCTTGATCAGGATGAAGTCAGGAATCGATTTGAAAAGTATGGGCCAAATCAGCTTCCTGAAGTACGGACACGCAGTGCATTTCTACGCTTTATCTATCAATTTCATAATATATTGATCTATGTATTGCTTATTGCCGGTGGTGTGACCGCTATATTGGAGCATTGGGTCGATGCAGGGGTGATCTTTGCTGTAGTGCTTCTTAACGCAGTGATCGGATTCTTGCAAGAGGGGAAAGCTGAAAATGCTTTGAGATCGATACAACAGATGCTGTCTCCCCATGCCATAGTGATACGTAACGGCCGTCAGATAACGATCCAGGCAGAAGATCTGGTACCTGGTGATATCGTAACTTTGCAGTCTGGTGATAAGGTACCGGCTGACCTGAGACTTTTTCGGGTAAAGGGGCTTCAGATCCAGGAGTCGGCATTGACAGGTGAATCGATAGCAGTAGAAAAAACGACAGATACAGTGGACAAGGAGAGTGTGATAGGCGATCGGCGCTGCATGGCTTACTCAGGTACAATTGTGACACACGGTCAAGGCAGCGGTATCGTTATAGGCACGGGTGCAGATACCCAAATAGGCCGTATCAGCAGCCTGGTATCGGAAGTGGAATCAGCGACAACCCCTTTGATCCGGCAAATGGACCAGTTTGCTAGATGGCTTACGATAGCTATTTTGTCTGTTTCTATGATCTCTTTCGCTTTTGGTTTATTGGTAAGGGATTACGCTGCTGTTGAAATGTTTCTTGCTTCGGTAAGTCTCGCAGTAGCTGCTATTCCGGAAGGACTGCCTGCTATCATGACGATCACGCTTGCCATTGGTGTACAGAGAATGGCAAATCGTCATGCGATCATCCGTAAATTGCCGGCTGTCGAAACATTGGGAGCAGTTACAGTGATCTGTTCGGATAAAACAGGTACCCTGACACGCAATGAAATGACTGTATCTACTATTGCAACATCAAAAGATGTGTTCGAACTCAGTGGAACAGGCTATGATCCCCATGGAGAGATATCTTTGTCAGACAGAGCTGTTTTTACTGAAGAGAGACCGCTTTTACAGGAAGTGGCCCGGGTTGCAATGCTTTGCAATGATGCATCATTGGAACAAAAGAACGGTGAATGGTTTGTACATGGTGATCCGATGGAAGGAGCCCTTCTGGTAGCCGGCTTAAAAGCAGGACTGGATATGGAGATGGAGGCCAAACAGTATCCCCGTACCGATCTTATCCCTTTTGAATCAGAACACCGTTTTATGGCGACACTCCACCATGACCATTCATGTGATACTTTTATCTTTCTCAAGGGTGCTCCGGAGCGTATTTTGGAGATGTGCACCTATCAGAGAAGTCTCAATGGTGACCAACCTTTGGATAAGCATTACTGGCTGGAGCGTATTGAAGAGCTGGCGGGGCATGGACAGCGCGTATTGGCCCTTGCTTCCAAGCCGGCAAAGCATAAACAGGAGGAACTTGCATTCAGTGATCTGGAGGATGGCCTGATCATGCTGGGTATGCTTGGCTTGATCGATCCACCTCGTGAAGAAGCGATTGAAGCGGTGCAGGTCTGTCACAGAGCAGGTATCAGAGTGAAAATGATCACAGGTGATCATGGTGCCACTGCACGTGCTATCGCCCAACAACTGCAACTCGTGAATACCAATGATGTTCTGACAGGAACAGAACTTGAATCTATGAGTGAAGAGGAGTTGCGTCAACGTGTGCTGGAGGTTGATATCTATGCACGTGTGAATCCTGAACATAAACTTCGTTTAGTAAGATCATTACAAGAGCATGGTCTGATCGTTGCGATGACAGGTGATGGTGTGAACGATGCACCGGCACTTAAACGTGCTGATGTCGGTACTGCGATGGGGCACAATGGTACAGAAGCTGCAAAAGAAGCATCTGAAATGGTACTTGCAGATGATAATTTTGCTTCCATAATGCATGCGGTAGAAGAGGGGCGTACCGTTTATGATAACCTCAAAAAGGCCATACTCTTTATTCTTCCGACCAATGGTGGTGAGGCGTTGATCATTCTTGCTGCTATTGCATTCGGCTTTCATCAAATGCCACTCATACCGGTGCAGATCCTTTGGGTCAATATGGTGACAGCTGTGACATTGGCTCTATCATTGGCATTTGAGCCACCTGAACACAATGTCATGCAAAGACCCCCACGTAATGCTGATGAGGCTATACTGACAGGGTATCTCATTTGGCGTATTGCCTATGTTTCAATGATCTTGATGGGTGGGACATTCGGGCTTTTTCTTTGGGAAATGGCACAGGGTGCCGGTATTGCGCATGCACAAACTGTAGCGGTGAACACGCTGATCATGTTCGAGATCTTTTATCTGTTCAACTCCCGCTATATCACAGGATCGATCTTTAGTTGGGAAGGACTGTTTGGAAACCGTTATGTATTGATCGCTATTGCTATACTGATCATACTCCAGCTTGGCTTTACCTATCTTAACCCCATGCAGTCGCTGTTCGGCAGCACAGCGATCGACTTTACCATCTGGTTGCGTATAGTGTTGGTTGCCTCTTCTGTACTCTTTCTTGTAGAGCTTGAAAAGTATATTGTACGCTATAGGGATACAAATAAAAAGAATGTGTAG